In Deinococcus psychrotolerans, a genomic segment contains:
- a CDS encoding MOSC domain-containing protein, producing the protein MQTLQGLRSTFPRAGQVQWLGIRPARRERLHSLEEIEVIENLGVVGDHGKKSVPRLRALTGEVGEISTVSSPKPLAGGPGKRQVTLIQAEHFLVIAALAGLPEVTPELLRRNIVVSGIALLALKDQRFQIGEVILEGTGECHPCSRMEENLGAGGYNAVRGHGGITARVVRGGVIRLGDALTP; encoded by the coding sequence ATGCAAACCCTGCAAGGTCTCCGCAGCACTTTCCCCCGCGCCGGACAAGTTCAGTGGCTGGGCATTCGGCCCGCCCGCCGTGAAAGGCTGCACAGCTTGGAAGAAATCGAAGTCATAGAAAATCTGGGCGTCGTGGGCGATCACGGCAAAAAAAGCGTGCCGCGCCTGCGTGCTTTGACCGGCGAAGTCGGTGAAATTTCCACGGTCAGCAGCCCCAAGCCGCTCGCGGGCGGGCCGGGCAAGCGCCAAGTCACCTTGATTCAAGCCGAGCATTTTCTGGTGATCGCCGCGCTGGCTGGGCTGCCGGAAGTCACGCCTGAGCTGCTGCGGCGCAACATCGTGGTGTCGGGCATTGCGCTGTTGGCGCTCAAAGACCAGCGCTTTCAGATCGGCGAGGTGATTTTGGAAGGCACCGGCGAGTGCCACCCCTGTTCGCGGATGGAAGAAAATCTGGGTGCGGGCGGCTACAACGCGGTGCGCGGTCACGGCGGGATCACGGCGCGGGTGGTGCGCGGCGGCGTGATCCGGCTGGGCGACGCCCTGACGCCCTGA
- a CDS encoding tRNA (adenine(22)-N(1))-methyltransferase, with amino-acid sequence MTLDARLKAVLQLIRAASHADIGTDHAALPLALIRSCRCQNVIAVELNAGPLQLALAAVGRAGLGQQIEVRQGDGFAPVAPREIQSASLTGMGARTILGILGRAEWLPPTLILQPNAEPEALRAWAQASGYHLKQEVLAPGFWRYPVLSFEQVDGADPAYLNLPAAAALKFGPHLLRSADPHLQAELRAQERRLSALAVHGRPSVMEELRVVRDALACLLDALTPAP; translated from the coding sequence GTGACGTTAGACGCCCGTCTGAAGGCCGTTTTGCAGCTTATCCGTGCTGCTAGCCACGCCGACATCGGCACCGACCACGCCGCGCTGCCGCTGGCCCTCATCCGTTCGTGTCGCTGCCAGAACGTCATTGCCGTCGAACTCAACGCTGGCCCGCTGCAACTGGCCCTCGCGGCGGTGGGGCGAGCCGGGCTGGGCCAGCAGATCGAAGTGCGTCAGGGTGACGGGTTTGCGCCGGTTGCACCGCGAGAAATTCAAAGCGCCAGCTTAACCGGCATGGGCGCACGCACCATTTTGGGCATTCTTGGGCGGGCTGAGTGGCTCCCGCCAACCCTCATTTTGCAGCCCAACGCCGAGCCGGAAGCTTTGCGGGCATGGGCGCAGGCGAGCGGCTATCACCTGAAGCAAGAAGTTCTGGCTCCAGGCTTTTGGCGCTATCCGGTGCTCAGTTTCGAACAAGTAGACGGCGCTGATCCGGCGTATTTGAATTTGCCGGCAGCGGCGGCACTCAAATTCGGCCCGCATCTTCTGAGGAGCGCCGACCCGCACTTGCAGGCCGAACTCCGCGCCCAAGAACGGCGGCTCTCGGCGCTGGCGGTGCATGGGCGGCCAAGTGTAATGGAGGAACTGCGGGTGGTTCGTGACGCGCTGGCTTGCTTGCTGGACGCCTTGACGCCTGCTCCCTAA
- the tyrS gene encoding tyrosine--tRNA ligase, which yields MNEIRKNLPIDEQIAILKRGVVDLVSEDDLRRKLERSIETNTPLRVKLGADPTRPDLHLGHAVILRKMRQFQDLGHTVIMLIGDFTAMIGDPSGKSKTRPPLTLEETRANAESYLEQCKLVLRQESEVLELRYNGEWLEPMGYADVIRLASKYTVARILERDDFTKRLSNGVPIAMHELLYPLTQGYDSVALHADVELGGTDQLFNNLVGRALQRDYDQEPQVVITLPLLVGLDGTEKMSKSLDNYIGLTDEPHAMFAKLMKVPDTLLNNYFTLLTDLPETQIAQLLAGHPVEAHKTLAREVTRFFYPDADLDAALERFQSVAKGGIPENIASFNVSKTDANAEGTYPAARLMVLAGLEASLGAARRTITGKGLKVDGQPFLEPQGALSIPEGGVVIQKGKDKFARMLPES from the coding sequence ATGAATGAAATCCGCAAAAACTTACCTATCGACGAACAAATCGCCATCTTGAAGCGCGGCGTCGTTGATCTGGTGTCCGAAGACGATTTGCGCCGGAAGTTAGAGCGCAGCATCGAAACAAATACCCCCCTGCGCGTCAAGCTGGGAGCCGACCCGACTAGGCCCGATCTGCACCTCGGACACGCAGTGATTCTGCGCAAAATGCGCCAATTTCAGGACTTGGGCCACACCGTCATCATGCTGATCGGCGACTTTACCGCCATGATCGGCGATCCGTCCGGCAAATCCAAAACCCGCCCGCCGCTGACCTTGGAAGAAACGCGGGCCAACGCCGAGAGCTACCTGGAGCAGTGCAAATTGGTGCTGCGGCAAGAGAGTGAAGTCCTAGAACTGCGCTACAACGGCGAATGGTTGGAGCCGATGGGCTACGCCGACGTGATCCGGCTGGCCAGCAAATACACCGTGGCCCGCATTCTGGAGCGCGACGACTTCACCAAGCGGCTTTCCAACGGCGTGCCGATTGCCATGCACGAGCTTCTTTACCCGCTGACGCAGGGCTACGACTCAGTGGCCCTCCACGCCGACGTGGAACTCGGCGGCACCGATCAACTGTTCAACAATCTGGTGGGCCGCGCCCTGCAACGCGACTACGACCAAGAACCGCAGGTGGTCATCACTTTGCCGCTCTTGGTCGGTTTAGACGGCACCGAGAAGATGTCCAAGAGCTTGGACAATTACATCGGCCTGACCGACGAGCCGCACGCGATGTTCGCCAAGCTGATGAAAGTACCGGACACGCTACTGAACAATTACTTCACTTTGCTGACCGATTTGCCGGAAACTCAAATCGCCCAACTGCTGGCCGGACACCCGGTGGAAGCCCACAAGACGCTGGCCCGCGAGGTCACCCGCTTTTTTTACCCCGACGCCGATTTAGACGCGGCCTTGGAGCGCTTCCAATCCGTCGCCAAAGGCGGCATCCCCGAAAATATTGCCAGCTTCAACGTCTCCAAAACGGACGCCAATGCTGAAGGCACTTATCCCGCTGCCCGTTTGATGGTCTTGGCAGGCCTAGAAGCCTCCTTGGGGGCCGCACGGCGCACCATCACGGGAAAAGGCCTTAAGGTGGACGGCCAGCCCTTCCTGGAGCCTCAGGGAGCCTTAAGCATTCCTGAGGGCGGCGTGGTCATTCAAAAAGGCAAAGATAAATTCGCCCGAATGCTGCCGGAAAGCTGA
- a CDS encoding N-acetylmannosamine-6-phosphate 2-epimerase translates to MLPDPLKTLKGQLIVSVQADDGSPLRGTPHIVALSRAALLGGAGGLRLRSASDIAAVRAVTGVPIIGLTKQSHLNTEIYITATPDEVRGVAAAGADLVAFDGTDLPRPFSVAELVRAAHDAGVLAMADISTLAEALSAYKAGADIVGTTMSGYTPHSPQLPAPDFELMAQLREAGLPFIAEGRLNTPDLAALAQQLGAWAVVVGSAITRPDHVTRWFADALRAEKEQH, encoded by the coding sequence ATGCTTCCTGATCCTCTCAAGACCCTGAAAGGCCAACTGATCGTCAGCGTGCAGGCCGACGACGGCAGCCCCCTGCGCGGCACCCCGCATATCGTGGCCCTCAGCCGGGCGGCGCTGCTGGGCGGCGCAGGCGGACTGCGGCTGCGCTCGGCCTCCGACATCGCGGCGGTGCGGGCCGTGACGGGCGTGCCGATCATCGGGCTGACCAAACAAAGCCACCTCAATACCGAAATCTACATCACCGCCACGCCGGACGAAGTGCGCGGGGTGGCCGCTGCGGGCGCGGATTTGGTGGCTTTTGACGGCACCGACTTGCCGCGTCCCTTCAGCGTGGCCGAGTTGGTGCGGGCCGCCCACGACGCCGGCGTGCTGGCCATGGCCGACATCAGCACCCTCGCCGAAGCGCTGAGCGCCTATAAGGCAGGAGCCGACATCGTGGGCACCACCATGAGCGGCTACACCCCCCACAGCCCCCAATTGCCCGCGCCCGACTTTGAACTCATGGCGCAGCTGCGGGAAGCGGGCCTGCCGTTTATTGCCGAAGGTCGGCTCAACACCCCCGATTTGGCGGCGCTGGCCCAGCAGCTCGGCGCTTGGGCAGTGGTGGTAGGCAGCGCCATCACCCGCCCCGATCACGTGACGCGCTGGTTTGCAGACGCGCTGAGGGCCGAAAAAGAGCAGCACTGA
- the pyk gene encoding pyruvate kinase, producing MKHFDRATKIVATIGPASRSPEVLEKMIDAGMNVVRMNFSHGSKEDHRETYNMVRELAHRKGVAIGILQDLQGPKIRVARFKEGAVTLHAGNPFTITMDDIEGDETRVGTTYKGLLGDVRPGMALLLDDGNMALRVEGVRGNDVHTTVVIGGILKNNKGINVPEADLAVPALSDKDVEDMEFGAELGVDWVALSFVRSRDDLLLARHYLARFGSKAKLMAKIEKPQAVDRFDDILKEVDGIMVARGDLGVEMRPEQVPTIQKRLIRLCREAGKPVITATQMLESMISLPRPTRAEASDVANAIYDGTDAVMLSAESAAGLYPVESVMMMDRIAREAESSEAYNLMRANTMDVSLPQDAIALSACNIGERLDAAAIVSFTKTGGAAVRVAKNRPKLAILALTPNEQTRCQLALSWGVVPMLSEDPRDTDDMVRIANAELLKSGLADQGDRYVITAGVPFGVQGTTNMVRVETLRK from the coding sequence ATGAAACATTTTGACCGCGCCACCAAGATCGTTGCCACCATTGGCCCCGCCAGCCGCAGCCCTGAAGTTCTGGAAAAAATGATTGACGCGGGGATGAACGTGGTTCGCATGAATTTCAGCCACGGCAGCAAGGAAGACCACCGCGAAACCTACAACATGGTGCGCGAGTTGGCCCACCGCAAAGGCGTGGCCATCGGCATCTTGCAGGATTTGCAAGGCCCCAAGATCCGGGTGGCCCGCTTCAAGGAAGGCGCGGTGACGCTGCACGCGGGCAATCCGTTCACCATCACCATGGACGATATCGAAGGCGATGAAACCCGCGTGGGCACCACCTACAAGGGTCTGCTCGGCGACGTGAGACCCGGCATGGCGCTGCTGCTCGACGACGGCAACATGGCCCTGCGGGTAGAGGGCGTGCGCGGCAATGACGTGCATACCACCGTGGTCATCGGCGGCATTCTCAAGAACAACAAGGGCATCAACGTGCCGGAAGCCGATCTGGCCGTGCCTGCTCTGTCGGACAAAGACGTGGAGGACATGGAATTCGGCGCGGAACTCGGCGTGGACTGGGTGGCGCTGAGCTTCGTTCGCAGCCGTGACGATCTGCTGCTGGCACGGCATTACCTGGCCCGTTTCGGCTCCAAGGCCAAGTTGATGGCCAAAATTGAGAAGCCTCAAGCGGTTGACCGGTTTGACGACATCCTCAAGGAAGTGGACGGGATCATGGTGGCCCGCGGCGATCTGGGTGTGGAAATGCGCCCCGAGCAGGTGCCCACCATCCAGAAGCGCCTGATCCGTTTGTGCCGTGAAGCGGGCAAGCCGGTGATCACCGCCACCCAGATGCTCGAGAGCATGATCAGCCTGCCGCGCCCTACCCGCGCCGAGGCCAGCGACGTGGCCAACGCCATCTATGACGGCACCGACGCGGTGATGCTGTCGGCCGAGTCGGCGGCGGGCCTGTATCCGGTGGAATCGGTGATGATGATGGACAGAATCGCCCGCGAAGCCGAGAGCAGCGAAGCGTACAACTTGATGCGGGCCAACACCATGGACGTCAGCTTGCCGCAAGACGCCATCGCGCTGTCAGCTTGCAACATCGGTGAGCGCTTAGACGCGGCGGCGATTGTCAGCTTTACCAAAACTGGCGGCGCAGCGGTTCGGGTCGCCAAGAACCGCCCCAAGTTGGCCATCTTGGCCCTGACACCCAACGAGCAGACCCGCTGTCAGCTGGCGCTGTCGTGGGGTGTGGTGCCGATGCTCAGCGAAGATCCCCGCGACACCGACGACATGGTGAGAATCGCCAACGCCGAACTGCTCAAGAGCGGTCTGGCCGATCAGGGCGACCGTTACGTCATCACGGCGGGCGTGCCGTTCGGCGTGCAGGGCACCACCAACATGGTTCGCGTAGAAACGCTGCGCAAGTAA
- a CDS encoding GNAT family N-acetyltransferase codes for MSGSSKETLLKAYDAQLRESAEMLTADRVDRLGPLWLGKFGDWGFVSYRSLDGYASDALDRLIVETIAYYAADPQMKTFEWKTRGHDSPADLPQRLTAQGFQAEDPETVMLGEAQFLAQPIKLPTGVTLRRIDNQPSPYSDVVRAARAQELAFGAPYDADDLMRRIEKGAGRTEVWVAETQQQMVCVGRLEVIPNTEFAGLWGGGTLPEWRGQGIYRALTAARAQAALKRGVRYLHSDCTEYSRPILERGGLLPVTTTTPYIWRR; via the coding sequence ATGTCTGGTTCTTCCAAAGAAACGCTGCTCAAAGCGTACGACGCTCAGTTGCGTGAGAGCGCTGAGATGCTGACTGCCGATAGGGTTGACCGGCTTGGCCCGCTGTGGCTCGGCAAATTTGGCGACTGGGGTTTTGTTTCTTATCGTTCGCTGGATGGATACGCCAGCGACGCCCTAGATCGTCTGATTGTTGAGACCATTGCCTACTACGCTGCCGATCCGCAGATGAAAACCTTCGAGTGGAAAACGCGCGGCCACGACTCGCCCGCTGATTTGCCGCAGCGGCTCACCGCACAGGGCTTTCAGGCCGAAGACCCCGAGACCGTCATGCTGGGGGAAGCACAGTTTCTCGCCCAACCCATCAAGCTTCCGACCGGCGTGACCCTGCGGCGAATAGACAACCAACCCAGCCCATACTCGGACGTGGTGCGGGCCGCCAGAGCACAGGAGCTGGCGTTTGGCGCTCCTTACGACGCGGACGATTTGATGCGCCGCATCGAGAAAGGTGCGGGGCGCACCGAAGTGTGGGTCGCGGAAACGCAGCAGCAGATGGTCTGCGTGGGCCGCTTGGAGGTGATTCCAAACACCGAATTTGCGGGGCTGTGGGGCGGCGGCACGTTGCCGGAGTGGCGGGGTCAGGGCATCTACCGGGCCCTAACGGCGGCCCGCGCTCAAGCGGCGCTGAAGCGGGGCGTGCGGTATCTGCACAGCGACTGCACCGAGTATTCCCGTCCGATCTTGGAGCGCGGCGGCCTGTTGCCGGTCACGACGACGACGCCGTACATCTGGCGGCGTTAG
- the eno gene encoding phosphopyruvate hydratase → MNIENIKAREVLDSRGNPTVEAEVYLDSGYMGRAIVPSGASTGSHEAIELRDGGKRYMGKGVLKAVENVNEKIAPALAGMDASQQGVIDAAMLELDGTSNKSGLGGNAILAVSLATARAAAAELDLPLYRYLGGANARTLPLPMMNVINGGAHADNSVDFQEFMVMPVGAPNFREALRYGAEIFHTLKKVLSGRGYNTNVGDEGGFAPDLKSNEEALQVLLEAIEKAGYEPGKDVAIALDPAVAELYKDGKYHLESEGRVLSSEEMVEFWADWASRYPIVSIEDGLGEDDWDGWKLLTDRLGSQIQLVGDDLFVTNPERLQRGIDTGVGNAILVKVNQIGTLTESLEAIELAKRSRYGTIISHRSGESEDAFIADLAVATNAGQIKTGSASRSDRIAKYNQLLRIEDELGSAAQFLGRKALR, encoded by the coding sequence ATGAACATCGAAAATATCAAAGCCCGTGAAGTGTTGGACTCGCGTGGGAACCCCACGGTAGAAGCTGAAGTGTACCTTGACAGCGGCTATATGGGCCGCGCCATCGTACCCTCGGGGGCCAGCACTGGCAGCCACGAAGCGATTGAGCTGCGCGACGGCGGTAAGCGCTACATGGGCAAGGGTGTGCTCAAGGCTGTTGAAAATGTCAATGAAAAAATCGCGCCTGCTTTGGCCGGCATGGACGCCAGCCAGCAGGGCGTGATCGACGCCGCCATGCTGGAACTCGACGGCACCAGCAACAAGAGTGGATTGGGCGGTAACGCCATTTTGGCCGTCAGTTTGGCTACGGCCCGAGCCGCCGCCGCTGAACTCGATCTTCCGCTTTACCGTTACCTCGGCGGAGCCAACGCCCGCACCCTGCCGCTGCCGATGATGAACGTCATCAACGGCGGAGCGCACGCCGATAACTCGGTGGATTTTCAGGAATTTATGGTGATGCCGGTGGGCGCACCCAACTTCCGTGAAGCGCTGCGCTACGGCGCGGAAATCTTCCACACCCTCAAAAAAGTGCTCTCGGGACGCGGGTACAACACCAACGTCGGTGACGAGGGCGGCTTCGCGCCTGATCTCAAGAGCAACGAAGAAGCCCTGCAAGTGCTGCTGGAAGCCATCGAAAAAGCCGGATATGAGCCGGGCAAAGACGTGGCGATTGCGCTTGATCCCGCTGTGGCCGAGTTGTATAAAGACGGTAAATACCACCTCGAATCTGAGGGGCGGGTGCTGAGTAGCGAGGAGATGGTGGAGTTCTGGGCCGATTGGGCCAGCCGCTACCCGATTGTCAGCATCGAAGACGGCCTCGGTGAAGACGACTGGGACGGCTGGAAGCTGCTGACCGACCGACTCGGCAGCCAGATCCAACTCGTCGGTGACGATCTATTCGTGACCAACCCCGAGCGCCTTCAGCGCGGTATCGATACCGGCGTGGGCAATGCCATCTTGGTGAAGGTCAACCAGATCGGCACCCTCACCGAGTCGCTGGAAGCCATCGAGCTGGCCAAGCGCAGCCGCTACGGCACCATCATCAGTCACCGCTCCGGCGAGTCGGAAGACGCCTTCATTGCTGACCTCGCCGTGGCCACCAACGCCGGCCAAATCAAAACCGGCTCGGCCAGCCGCTCAGACCGCATCGCCAAGTACAACCAACTGCTGAGAATCGAAGATGAACTCGGCAGCGCGGCGCAGTTCTTGGGCCGTAAGGCTTTACGCTAA
- the dnaN gene encoding DNA polymerase III subunit beta, translating to MQAHVTKKTLSEGLGILERIIPSRSSNPLLTALKVEANERGLLLSGTNLELDLSCVVPAEIQNPASFVVPAHLFAQIVRNLGGELVELELSGSELSVRASGSEFKLQTGDLAAYPELEFPSHADATLNASELARSLSSVRYAASNEAFQAVFRGIKVEQNGQTARVVASDGFRLALREFSAVGEARNLIIPARSADELVRVLRDGEVRLTYGDGILGIQTDRVRMNAKLLDGDFPDYERVIPRDIKLTVTLSAAALKEAVSRVAVLADKNANNRVEFQVSEGKLRLAAEGDYGRGQDTLEVQQEGTEPAMSLGFNAKYVLDALGPIEGDAEMRFSGPTSPAIFKASGDGGYLAVVVPLRV from the coding sequence ATGCAAGCACACGTCACCAAAAAAACCCTCAGCGAGGGACTGGGAATCCTCGAACGGATCATTCCGAGCCGCAGCAGCAACCCCCTGCTGACCGCGCTCAAAGTGGAAGCCAACGAACGCGGACTTCTGCTGAGCGGCACCAACCTCGAACTTGACCTGAGTTGCGTGGTCCCCGCCGAGATTCAAAATCCGGCGTCGTTCGTGGTTCCGGCGCACCTGTTCGCGCAGATCGTTCGTAACTTGGGCGGCGAACTCGTCGAGCTCGAACTCAGCGGCTCGGAGCTTTCGGTGCGGGCCAGCGGCTCGGAATTCAAGTTGCAAACTGGCGACCTCGCCGCCTATCCCGAACTGGAATTTCCCTCGCACGCCGACGCCACCCTCAACGCTTCAGAACTCGCCCGCTCGCTCTCCAGCGTGCGCTACGCGGCCAGCAACGAAGCGTTTCAGGCGGTCTTCCGGGGGATCAAGGTCGAGCAAAACGGGCAAACGGCGCGGGTGGTGGCCTCCGACGGGTTCCGACTGGCGCTGCGCGAGTTCAGCGCTGTCGGTGAGGCCCGAAATTTGATCATTCCGGCCCGTAGCGCCGATGAACTCGTCCGGGTTCTACGCGACGGCGAGGTGCGCTTGACCTACGGCGACGGCATCTTGGGCATCCAGACTGACCGGGTTCGCATGAACGCCAAGCTGCTCGACGGCGACTTTCCCGATTACGAGCGGGTGATTCCCCGCGACATCAAGCTGACCGTGACGCTGAGCGCCGCCGCCCTCAAGGAAGCCGTTTCGCGGGTGGCCGTGCTGGCCGACAAAAATGCCAATAACCGGGTTGAATTTCAGGTCAGCGAGGGCAAGTTGCGCCTGGCCGCCGAGGGCGATTACGGACGCGGCCAAGACACCCTCGAGGTGCAGCAGGAAGGCACTGAACCGGCCATGAGCCTGGGCTTCAATGCAAAGTATGTCCTTGACGCGCTCGGCCCAATTGAAGGCGACGCCGAGATGCGCTTTTCCGGCCCCACCAGCCCAGCCATCTTCAAAGCCAGCGGTGACGGCGGCTACCTCGCGGTTGTCGTGCCGCTACGAGTCTGA
- a CDS encoding YqhA family protein, which produces MAAPNPKKTGLTSGNALFGFTRLIVEFGVLSSFLFSLVLFVNGTVRTVAVIWEALPHFADEKTGKSLLIAAIEQTDNLLIATALLIISLGLQSLFVGRVANLPAWLHIRTFDDLKQKLLGIVVVALAVKFFSVAIKWEQGEGQPILLFGLSVAAVMLAIGVYSSILARLGAHPHQVEGDVKPDAE; this is translated from the coding sequence ATGGCAGCGCCCAATCCCAAAAAAACTGGTTTAACTTCAGGCAATGCTCTCTTCGGCTTTACCCGCCTGATCGTGGAATTTGGCGTACTCTCCAGTTTTCTTTTTTCGCTGGTGCTGTTCGTCAACGGTACAGTCAGGACGGTGGCGGTGATTTGGGAAGCGTTGCCGCATTTTGCCGACGAAAAAACAGGCAAGTCGTTGTTGATCGCGGCCATCGAACAAACCGACAATTTACTGATTGCCACCGCCCTGCTGATTATCAGTTTGGGCTTGCAGTCTTTGTTCGTGGGCCGAGTCGCCAATCTTCCGGCGTGGCTGCATATCCGCACCTTCGACGACCTCAAGCAAAAGTTGCTGGGCATCGTGGTGGTGGCCCTCGCTGTCAAGTTTTTCAGCGTGGCGATTAAGTGGGAGCAGGGCGAAGGCCAGCCAATTTTGTTGTTTGGACTGAGCGTAGCGGCGGTGATGCTGGCCATTGGCGTGTACAGCTCTATTTTGGCCCGCCTCGGCGCCCACCCACACCAAGTCGAAGGCGACGTCAAACCGGACGCTGAGTGA